A genomic region of Trifolium pratense cultivar HEN17-A07 linkage group LG3, ARS_RC_1.1, whole genome shotgun sequence contains the following coding sequences:
- the LOC123915862 gene encoding uncharacterized protein LOC123915862 produces MELSISRTTITSFFFFFFFLSHFSFTVAIRKDIGFKFIPFCKNTVQGRYLLSDNNGYVCNAISVDSKSRCCPQTGKKFSCHGCNLLSQCCNSYEYCVSCCLNPGLTSKEQVLKMKIAKPSTARTYESVFDYCAGRCRHSSESVVHENAYLSDFHHCFSLPSNSSGVNSTLTEARLNGINVVVGRQGESCNSVCKSRGQSCVPNKLVVLNHCDIIQKYMSCKGGCLASVGTDQPAEVVYDAPKYLNPGSCLYTETQSILSCDGSHQHTKRLCPCA; encoded by the exons ATGGAACTCTCCATATCTAGAACCACCATAacatcattcttcttcttcttcttcttcctctctcaTTTTTCATTCACCGTCGCTATCAGAAAAGACATTGGTTTCAAATTCATTCCTTTCTGTAAAAACACCGTTCAAGGCCGTTACCTTCTCTCCGATAACAACg gtTATGTATGTAATGCAATTTCGGTTGATTCAAAGTCTCGTTGTTGTCCACAAACTGGGAAGAAATTCTCTTGTCA TGGATGTAATCTTCTATCACAGTGTTGTAATTCTTATGAATATTGTGTTTCTTGCTGTCTTAATCCTGGATTG ACAAGTAAGGAACAagtgttgaagatgaagattgctaaACCTTCTACTGCAA GGACTTATGAAAGTGTTTTTGACTACTGTGCTGGGAGATGCCGTCATAGTTCTGAGAGTGTG GTTCATGAAAATGCTTATCTTAGTGACTTCCACCACTGCTTTTCTCTGCCATCAAATTCTTCTG GGGTAAATAGTACTCTCACCGAAGCAAGGCTGAATGGCATCAATGTTGTTGTTGGGAG GCAAGGTGAATCATGTAATTCAGTTTGCAAATCAAGAGGACAATCATGTGTCCCGAATAAACTCGTGGTGCTTAATCATTGTGACAT TATACAGAAATACATGAGCTGCAAGGGAGGTTGCCTGGCAAGTGTAGGGACAGATCAACCTGCTGAAGTTGTGTATGATGCCCCCAAGTATCtg AATCCAGGATCATGTTTATACACTGAAACACAATCTATACTTTCTTGTGATGGCTCACATCAGCACACAAAGAGACTGTGTCCCTGTGCTTAG
- the LOC123915863 gene encoding tetrapyrrole-binding protein, chloroplastic, with product MATNSLHSIQHHSLIKRHYYPSETAPPSTLSSSLFLKPTTTNITLSHSSTSNSSITFSLSQTTSSTPSSTSQNSSFELLQKHLSDKNFRQADEETRRLLIVLAGEAAQKRGYVFFSEVQFISETDLQTIDQLWRDHSNNKFGYSVQKKLFGKAKKDFTKFFIKVGWMKKLDTEMEQYNYRSFPTEFIWELNDDTPEGHLPLTNALRGTQLLSNIFNHPAFDSVPEEVEVSYAEGNGALKGLKDSSKPLAQKIFKSDYSF from the coding sequence ATGGCAACTAATTCTCTTCATTCAATTCAACATCATTCTCTCATCAAACGCCACTACTATCCTTCTGAAACTGCTCCTCCATCCACACTTTCATCCTCACTTTTCCTCAAACCAACCACCACCAACATAACCCTCTCTCACTCTTCCACTTCCAATTCCTCTATCACATTCTCTCTCTCCCAAACAACATCCTCCACTCCATCATCAACCTCTCAAAACAGTTCCTTTGAACTCCTTCAGAAGCATCTCTCAGACAAAAACTTCCGACAAGCCGATGAAGAGACAAGGCGTCTTCTCATCGTCTTAGCAGGTGAAGCCGCTCAGAAGCGCGGCTATGTTTTTTTCTCAGAGGTCCAGTTCATCTCAGAAACAGACCTCCAAACAATTGACCAGCTATGGAGGGACCATAGTAACAACAAGTTTGGATACAGTGTCCAAAAGAAACTATTTGGTAAGGCTAAAAAAGACTTTACCAAGTTCTTCATCAAGGTTGGCTGGATGAAGAAGCTTGACACTGAAATGGAGCAATATAACTATAGGTCTTTTCCTACAGAATTTATATGGGAGCTCAATGATGACACCCCAGAGGGTCATTTACCTTTGACAAATGCACTCAGAGGAACACAGTTGCTTAGTAATATTTTCAACCATCCAGCTTTTGATTCAGTCCCAGAAGAAGTTGAAGTTTCATATGCTGAGGGAAATGGAGCACTCAAAGGGTTAAAAGATTCATCAAAGCCATTAGCTCAGAAGATCTTCAAATCAGACTATAGTTTTTGA